A window from Rana temporaria chromosome 8, aRanTem1.1, whole genome shotgun sequence encodes these proteins:
- the LOC120909187 gene encoding apelin receptor B-like — protein sequence MSTSPEMEEETDNSTLFMGMADNSTLFAGMPDCEYDEWEPSVGLIPTTYFLIFFLGITGNGLVLWASHHRRDRQRAADTFIVQLAIADLAFVVTLPLWAVYVSLGYHWPFGNVACKVSGYMVLLNMYASAFCLTGLSLDRYIVIVLSPGPGHPRSPLSSPMAIAITWASAGLLALPAIIFRNTGQADELFDNRTMCYMDYSAVDSSGQTHLWEAGLGFSSTLLAFVAPFCVILFCYVGIGRRVSGHFHLPLVASRKRRLLAIMVGLVATFGACWAPFHLVKSIYVLMNAEVLPLSCGLHVFLSNLHPYATCLGYANSCLNPVLYAFLDPRFRGHCRRVLGCGVLLKNTEGQTEQKGQKNNVGSSSGDCAEAGGKTLKVSTEEEDIDGMKV from the coding sequence ATGAGCACCTCACCAGAGATGGAAGAGGAGACTGACAACTCAACCCTCTTCATGGGAATGGCCGACAACTCAACCCTCTTTGCTGGAATGCCCGATTGCGAGTACGATGAGTGGGAACCATCGGTTGGACTTATACCCACTACTTACTTTCTCATCTTTTTCTTGGGCATCACTGGCAATGGTCTGGTGCTGTGGGCCAGTCACCACCGCAGGGACCGTCAACGGGCAGCAGACACTTTCATCGTCCAGCTGGCAATTGCTGACCTGGCTTTCGTGGTGACCCTACCACTGTGGGCTGTCTATGTATCACTGGGATATCACTGGCCCTTTGGCAATGTGGCCTGCAAAGTCAGCGGGTACATGGTGCTTCTGAACATGTATGCCAGCGCCTTCTGCTTAACAGGACTGAGTCTGGACCGGTACATAGTTATTGTGCTATCGCCAGGACCGGGGCACCCACGGTCTCCACTTTCCAGCCCAATGGCCATTGCGATTACTTGGGCAAGTGCAGGTCTGCTGGCTCTTCCTGCCATCATTTTCCGGAACACAGGACAAGCAGATGAGCTCTTTGACAACAGGACAATGTGCTACATGGACTACTCAGCAGTGGACAGCAGTGGGCAAACTCACCTGTGGGAAGCTGGCTTGGGATTTTCCTCAACCTTGTTGGCCTTTGTGGCACCGTTTTGTGTCATCCTCTTCTGCTATGTGGGCATTGGCCGCCGGGTTTCAGGCCACTTCCACCTGCCTCTAGTTGCAAGCAGGAAAAGGAGACTGTTAGCAATAATGGTTGGGCTAGTGGCCACCTTTGGGGCATGCTGGGCCCCATTTCACCTGGTTAAGAGCATCTACGTCCTGATGAATGCAGAGGTTTTACCACTGAGTTGTGGTCTGCATGTCTTTCTCAGTAATCTGCATCCCTATGCCACCTGCTTAGGGTATGCCAACAGCTGCCTAAACCCGGTCCTGTATGCTTTTCTGGATCCCAGGTTCAGAGGACACTGTCGCCGGGTGCTGGGGTGTGGAGTTCTCCTGAAGAATACAGAAGGACAAACAGAACAGAAGGGTCAAAAAAACAATGTTGGCAGCTCTTCTGGGGACTGTGCAGAAGCGGGGGGTAAGACCCTTAAGGtttccacagaggaggaggacattgatggaatgAAAGTTTAG